The following proteins are encoded in a genomic region of Oreochromis aureus strain Israel breed Guangdong linkage group 8, ZZ_aureus, whole genome shotgun sequence:
- the LOC116328610 gene encoding uncharacterized protein LOC116328610, whose protein sequence is MILYLLFPAFVLGTVTSQSANSTAGKLDEVGRNQTFNSTLKPKNVTSTFYEENKEVEDKLQSNQVSVITEDKESFQDEENKITGKNCDRESLQYYSSNYCGQIFHQEMLTIGRDNWCVQEHFIRAYNDLTICVESVAKLTSCFFPNPNIQDFFIDIHLKYFQNCTNENDPMTEDAPQEVVIGLTLLSVSFIPIMVYLVARS, encoded by the exons ATGATCCTCTACCTGCTCTTCCCTGCTTTTGTCCTCG GTACTGTGACATCACAATCAGCCAACAGCACAGCGGGAAAGCTCGATGAAGTTGGGAGGAACCAAACATTCAACA gtacactgaaaccaaagaacGTGACATCCACATTTTATGAAGAGAACAAGGAGGTCGAGGATAAACTGCAAAGTAACCAAGTGTCTGTTATCACAGAAGATAAAG AGAGTTTCCAGGATGAGGAAAATAAAATTACTGGGAAAAACTGTGATCGGGAGTCACTACAATACTACAGTTCCAACTACTGTGGTCAAATTTTTCACCAGGAAATGTTGACTATCGGCAGAGATAACTGGTGTGTCCAGGAACATTTCATCAG AGCTTACAATGATCTAACGATATGCGTGGAATCTGTGGCTAAACTGACCAGCTGTTTCTTCCCAAACCCTAATATTCAAGACTTCTTTATCGACATCCATTTGAAATACTTCCAGAACTGCACCAATGAGAATGATCCGATGACTGAAGATGCCCCTCAGGAGGTGGTGATTGGCCTCACTCTCCTTTCTGTGAGCTTCATCCCCATCATGGTTTATCTGGTCGCTCGGAGTTAG